The Lepus europaeus isolate LE1 chromosome 6, mLepTim1.pri, whole genome shotgun sequence genome includes a window with the following:
- the LOC133762394 gene encoding syntenin-1-like: protein MNYMVAPVTGNDVGIRRAEIKQGIREVILCKDQDGKIGLRLKSIDNGIFVQLVQANSPASLVGLRFGDQVLQINGENCAGWSSDKAHKVLKQAFGEKITMTIRDRPFEQTITMHKDSTGNVGFIFKNGKVTSIVKDSSAARNGLLTEHNICEINGQNVIGLKDSQIADILSTSGTVVTVTIMPAFIFEHIIKRMVPSIMKSLMDHTIPEV from the coding sequence ATGAACTATATGGTGGCTCCTGTAACTGGAAATGATGTTGGGATTCgcagagcagaaattaaacaagggattcgtgaagtcattttatgtaaggatcaagatggaaaaattggactcaggcttaaatcaatagataatggtatatttgttcagctagtccaggcaaattctccagcctcattggttggtttgagatttggtgaccaggtactccagatcaatggtgaaaactgtgcaggctggagctctgataaagctcacaaggtgctcaaacaggcttttggagagaagaTCACAATGACCATTCGTGACAGGCCTTTTGAGCAGACAATTACTATGCATAAGGACAGTACTGGAAACGttggctttatctttaaaaatgggaaagtaacatccatagtgaaagatagttctgcagccagaaatgGTCTTCTCACGGAACATAACATCTGTGAGATCAACGGCCAGAACGTCATTGGATTGAAGGACTCTCAAATTGCAGACATACtatcaacatctgggactgtagttaccgtcacaatcatgcctgcttttatctttgaacatattATTAAACGGATGGTGCCAAGCATTATGAAAAGCCTGATGGATCACACCATCCCTGAAGTTTAA